One genomic segment of Burkholderiaceae bacterium includes these proteins:
- a CDS encoding cyclase family protein, producing the protein MSTSLTQFAQDIASGALKIVDLTHTLSSEFPPLVLPPQFGQVWAFKQETISHYDDAGPGWYWNNFSCGEHTGTHFDAPVHWITGKDYPNNSVDTLDPKAFIGPACVVDCSQEVAANADFNLDVKHLEAWEARHGKIPAGAWVLFRTDWSKRISDPAAYANVKEDGAHTPGPTQAAVEWLVKRDVRGFGVETINTDAGQSYAWPVAYPCHTLMHGANKYGLQCLTNLDQLPATGAVILSAPLKIKNGSGSPLRVLALVP; encoded by the coding sequence ATGAGCACATCGCTAACCCAATTCGCGCAGGACATCGCCTCGGGCGCACTGAAGATCGTCGATCTGACCCACACCCTCTCGTCCGAGTTTCCACCGCTGGTGCTGCCGCCGCAGTTCGGCCAGGTGTGGGCCTTCAAGCAGGAGACGATCAGCCACTACGACGATGCCGGCCCCGGCTGGTACTGGAACAACTTCTCCTGCGGCGAACACACGGGTACCCACTTCGACGCGCCGGTGCACTGGATCACTGGAAAGGACTATCCCAACAACAGCGTGGACACGCTCGATCCCAAGGCCTTCATCGGCCCGGCCTGTGTGGTGGACTGCAGCCAGGAGGTGGCGGCCAACGCCGACTTCAACCTGGACGTGAAGCACCTGGAGGCCTGGGAGGCCAGGCACGGCAAGATCCCGGCCGGCGCCTGGGTGCTGTTTCGCACCGACTGGAGCAAGCGCATCAGCGACCCGGCTGCCTACGCCAACGTGAAGGAAGACGGCGCGCACACCCCCGGCCCCACGCAGGCGGCGGTGGAGTGGCTGGTGAAGCGCGACGTGCGCGGCTTTGGCGTGGAAACCATCAACACCGACGCCGGCCAGTCCTACGCTTGGCCCGTGGCCTACCCCTGCCACACGCTGATGCATGGCGCCAACAAGTACGGCCTGCAGTGCCTGACCAACCTGGACCAGTTGCCCGCCACCGGCGCCGTCATCCTCAGCGCGCCGCTGAAGATCAAGAACGGCTCGGGCAGCCCGCTGCGCGTGCTGGCGCTGGTTCCTTGA
- a CDS encoding M20/M25/M40 family metallo-hydrolase, which translates to MQPALRPLIAALLLTLASAPTQAAPVAAVHELAQQEQQPLLDTLRDLVQIESGSKDIDGLNQIAERVATQLKALGGEVQVLQSHDVYRLDDTPDKLGPAVQAVFKGQGQAKIMLIGHMDTVYLKGMLKDQPFRIDGNKAYGLGIADDKQGLALILHTVTLLNKLGFKDYGQLTVLMNGDEEISSPAWRSTITRLAADQDAVFSFEGGGTDGSLRLATSGIGAAYLKVQGKASHAGVKPEDGVNALTELAHQLLQLKDLSRPEQGLKLNWTLAKAGTNRNVIPAEATAQGDARALKVSDFDGLEKELQARVQTKLLPAAKVDLKFEVRRPPLEANDFSRRLAEYCSAVYRDELGLPLKVLGKATGGGTDAAFAALKARGAVVEGFGLSGYGAHSNNAEYVQLDSIVPRLYLTARAIMDLSAGKLK; encoded by the coding sequence ATGCAACCCGCCTTGCGACCGTTGATTGCGGCCCTGCTGCTGACCCTGGCCAGCGCCCCGACCCAGGCCGCGCCCGTGGCCGCCGTGCATGAGCTGGCGCAACAGGAGCAGCAGCCCCTGCTCGACACCCTGCGCGATCTGGTGCAGATCGAATCGGGCAGCAAGGACATCGACGGCCTGAACCAGATCGCCGAGCGTGTGGCCACGCAGCTCAAGGCGCTGGGCGGGGAGGTGCAGGTGCTGCAGTCCCATGACGTGTACCGGCTGGACGACACGCCCGACAAGCTGGGCCCCGCCGTGCAGGCGGTGTTCAAGGGCCAGGGCCAGGCGAAGATCATGCTGATCGGCCATATGGACACGGTGTACCTCAAGGGCATGCTCAAGGACCAGCCGTTTCGCATCGACGGCAACAAGGCCTATGGCCTGGGCATTGCCGACGACAAGCAGGGCCTGGCGCTGATCCTGCACACGGTGACCTTGCTCAATAAACTGGGCTTCAAGGACTACGGGCAACTCACCGTGCTGATGAATGGCGACGAGGAAATCAGCTCGCCCGCCTGGCGCAGCACCATCACGCGGCTGGCGGCCGACCAGGACGCGGTGTTTTCCTTCGAGGGCGGTGGCACCGACGGCTCGCTGCGCCTGGCCACCAGCGGCATCGGCGCCGCCTATTTGAAGGTGCAGGGCAAGGCCTCGCACGCCGGCGTCAAGCCCGAGGATGGGGTCAACGCGCTGACGGAGCTGGCGCACCAGCTGCTGCAACTCAAGGACTTGTCCAGGCCCGAGCAGGGCCTGAAGCTGAACTGGACGCTGGCCAAGGCCGGCACCAACCGCAACGTCATCCCGGCCGAGGCCACGGCGCAGGGCGATGCGCGCGCGCTCAAGGTGTCGGACTTCGATGGGCTGGAAAAAGAGCTGCAGGCGCGCGTGCAGACCAAGCTGCTGCCGGCGGCCAAGGTGGACTTGAAGTTCGAGGTGCGCCGTCCGCCGCTGGAGGCCAACGACTTCTCGCGCCGCCTGGCCGAGTATTGCAGCGCCGTCTATCGGGACGAGCTGGGTCTGCCGCTCAAGGTGCTGGGCAAGGCCACGGGCGGCGGCACCGACGCGGCCTTTGCCGCCCTCAAGGCCCGCGGCGCGGTGGTCGAGGGTTTTGGCCTGTCGGGCTACGGCGCGCACTCCAACAACGCCGAGTACGTACAGCTGGACAGCATCGTGCCGCGCTTGTATCTGACGGCACGCGCGATCATGGACCTGTCGGCGGGCAAGCTGAAGTAA
- a CDS encoding AraC family transcriptional regulator: protein MPTLLASATSCARLLDSFPLIRSRSAEEACQRVGDVFSPHRLELRGDAHGLDVRHNRVTLGQSAINVLHYGAEVVIDPGERGDFYLVQLPLSGRAQVRCGDDEVDVDDAVLSVLRPRVASRMRWSRDCTMLLLQAPSRLVHGYVGEDELPPRMALSRCRKEPEVAAWCQAMLDLTRNIDCFGAQWQAHPSAVAAIEGFLLTAFSCLLLEPGAPPASGPIEARSLRRAKDYIHAHLDRPLLLADIARHACVSPRTLEGVFKRHGEASPLAYARHQRLQAAHLALRTAARAGGAARASVTDVALAHGFVHMGRFSAQYRAQFGCLPSETLNLETAVDRLPRT, encoded by the coding sequence ATGCCCACCCTGCTTGCGTCCGCGACCTCTTGCGCCCGTCTGCTGGATTCGTTTCCGCTGATCCGCTCGCGTTCGGCCGAAGAGGCGTGCCAGCGCGTGGGCGACGTGTTCTCGCCGCACCGGCTGGAGCTGCGCGGCGATGCGCACGGCCTGGACGTGCGCCACAACCGGGTGACGCTGGGGCAGTCGGCCATCAACGTGCTGCACTACGGCGCCGAGGTGGTGATCGACCCCGGCGAACGCGGCGACTTCTATCTGGTGCAACTGCCCCTGAGCGGGCGGGCCCAGGTCCGCTGCGGCGATGACGAGGTGGACGTGGACGACGCCGTGCTCAGCGTACTGCGCCCGCGCGTGGCCAGCCGCATGCGCTGGAGCCGGGACTGCACCATGCTGCTGCTGCAGGCGCCCAGCCGGCTGGTGCACGGCTACGTGGGCGAGGACGAACTGCCCCCGCGCATGGCTTTGTCGCGCTGCCGCAAGGAGCCCGAGGTGGCCGCCTGGTGCCAGGCCATGCTGGACTTGACGCGCAACATCGACTGCTTTGGCGCGCAATGGCAGGCCCACCCCAGCGCCGTGGCCGCCATCGAGGGCTTCTTGCTGACCGCGTTCTCCTGCCTGCTGCTGGAGCCCGGCGCGCCGCCCGCCAGCGGGCCCATCGAGGCGCGCAGCCTGCGCCGCGCCAAGGACTACATCCACGCCCACCTGGACCGCCCCCTGCTGCTGGCCGACATTGCGCGCCACGCCTGCGTCAGCCCGCGCACGCTGGAGGGGGTGTTCAAGCGCCACGGCGAAGCCTCCCCGCTGGCCTATGCCCGCCACCAGCGCCTGCAGGCCGCGCACCTGGCGCTGCGCACGGCCGCGCGCGCGGGCGGCGCGGCCAGGGCCAGCGTCACCGACGTGGCGCTGGCGCACGGCTTCGTGCACATGGGGCGCTTCAGTGCGCAATACCGCGCGCAATTCGGCTGCCTGCCGTCCGAGACCTTGAACCTGGAAACGGCAGTCGATCGCTTGCCCAGAACCTGA
- the glnE gene encoding bifunctional [glutamate--ammonia ligase]-adenylyl-L-tyrosine phosphorylase/[glutamate--ammonia-ligase] adenylyltransferase, whose product MTRDEAPGSVPTPDSPNPAGATHSRLVQRLRRRYADELPLLPPGTPDAAGMDATLQRLRARGHATGAALRILRQLVMERLVVLDCEQGAPLQAVTAAMTTLAERALDVACTEAFEQLDARHGAPLTAAGERAQLWVVGMGKLGARELNVSSDVDLIYIYDADGETAGREGGAGRISVQEYFTRAVRLVSTLIGDVTEHGFVFRVDLALRPNGNSGAPASSLATLAEYMRVQGREWERFAWLKSRVVAPRAVLAGGPVQALRSVVQPFVFRQYLDYSVFDALRELHRQIRDHANKRSAGRPARASDVKLSRGGIREIEFIVQLLQVVRGGQYPELRTRPTLGALERIARAGLMPAEATEALARAYVFLRRVEHRIQYLDDQQTHLLPTHDEDLSWLARTMGYPDLCAFLGEFDGHREAVAEQFDQLLGGPEPCKACGKLRPGPAGQPAPDEGADLSALAGLAEHAAVRAELQRWCTSPPVQGLGEEARQRLLRLMTRTLQWLNAGRVSDTAVLRFLEWLEALRRRQSYLALLLERPAAHERLLRVLGTARWPARYLMRHPGVIDELANPDLLAGRFDAATLERELHERRSALARGGEDDEENLLALLRRAHHAEVFRTLVRDVERSITVEQVADDLSALADAILRVSLRWCWPLVRHHHRATPQLGVIGYGKLGGKELGYGSDLDLVFVYDDDHEQAAEIYAALVRKLITWLTLKTGDGDLYEIDTALRPNGGSGLLVTSFGAYADYQQQRGSNTAWTWEHQAMTRARMVPPRSPAAHGPLPPEGALAALGRPGGGEMVPPQAPDEISTEPSPMEQRFNAVRHAVITAPRDRAALRAEIVAMRERMRGAHPVPAGRFDVKHSPGGMIDAEFATQYLVLAHAGEHPELEPNLGNIALLARAEAAGLLPANVGQAAADAYRSLRHAQHLARLDEQPTQVAPETLASERAAIGALWQAVFGAPATATR is encoded by the coding sequence ATGACCCGCGATGAGGCGCCAGGTTCGGTGCCGACACCCGATTCGCCCAATCCGGCGGGGGCAACGCATTCACGCCTGGTGCAGCGCCTGCGCCGCCGCTACGCCGACGAGCTGCCGCTGCTGCCGCCCGGCACGCCCGACGCCGCCGGCATGGACGCCACCTTGCAGCGCCTGCGCGCGCGCGGCCACGCCACCGGCGCCGCGCTGCGCATCCTGCGCCAGCTGGTGATGGAGCGGCTGGTGGTGCTGGACTGCGAGCAGGGCGCGCCGCTGCAGGCCGTGACCGCGGCGATGACCACGCTGGCCGAGCGAGCGCTGGACGTGGCCTGCACCGAGGCCTTCGAGCAGCTCGACGCCCGCCACGGCGCGCCCCTGACGGCGGCCGGCGAGCGCGCGCAGCTGTGGGTGGTGGGCATGGGCAAGCTGGGCGCGCGCGAGCTCAACGTCTCCAGCGACGTCGACCTGATCTACATCTACGACGCCGACGGCGAAACCGCGGGCCGCGAGGGCGGCGCCGGCCGCATCTCGGTGCAGGAATACTTCACCCGCGCGGTGCGCCTGGTCAGCACGCTGATCGGCGACGTGACCGAGCACGGCTTCGTGTTCCGCGTCGACCTGGCGCTGCGGCCCAACGGCAACTCGGGCGCGCCGGCCAGCTCGCTGGCCACGCTGGCCGAATACATGCGCGTGCAGGGGCGCGAGTGGGAGCGCTTTGCCTGGCTCAAGAGCCGCGTGGTGGCGCCGCGCGCGGTGCTGGCCGGCGGGCCGGTGCAGGCGCTGCGCTCGGTGGTGCAGCCCTTCGTGTTTCGCCAGTACCTGGACTACAGCGTGTTCGACGCGCTGCGCGAGCTGCACCGCCAGATCCGCGACCACGCCAACAAGCGCAGCGCCGGACGCCCGGCGCGCGCCAGCGACGTCAAGCTCTCGCGCGGCGGCATCCGCGAGATCGAGTTCATCGTGCAGCTGCTGCAGGTGGTGCGCGGCGGCCAGTACCCCGAGCTGCGCACGCGGCCCACGCTGGGCGCGCTCGAACGCATCGCCCGCGCCGGCCTGATGCCCGCCGAGGCCACCGAGGCGCTGGCGCGCGCCTACGTGTTCCTGCGCCGGGTCGAGCACCGCATCCAGTACCTGGACGACCAGCAGACGCACCTGCTGCCCACCCACGACGAGGACCTGTCGTGGCTGGCGCGCACCATGGGTTACCCCGACCTGTGCGCCTTCCTGGGCGAGTTCGACGGCCACCGCGAGGCGGTGGCCGAGCAGTTCGACCAGCTGCTGGGCGGGCCCGAGCCCTGCAAGGCCTGCGGCAAGCTCAGGCCCGGTCCCGCCGGCCAGCCCGCGCCCGACGAAGGCGCCGACCTGAGCGCGCTGGCCGGGCTGGCCGAACACGCCGCCGTACGCGCCGAGCTGCAGCGCTGGTGCACCTCGCCGCCGGTGCAGGGCCTGGGCGAGGAGGCCCGCCAGCGCCTGCTGCGCCTGATGACGCGCACGCTGCAGTGGCTGAACGCCGGCCGCGTGAGCGACACCGCCGTGCTGCGCTTTCTGGAATGGCTGGAGGCGCTGCGCCGCCGCCAGAGCTACCTGGCCCTGCTGCTGGAGCGCCCCGCCGCGCACGAGCGCCTGCTGCGCGTGCTGGGCACCGCGCGCTGGCCGGCGCGCTACCTGATGCGGCATCCGGGCGTGATCGACGAGCTGGCCAACCCCGACCTGCTGGCCGGCCGCTTCGACGCCGCCACGCTGGAGCGCGAGCTGCACGAGCGCCGCAGCGCCCTGGCGCGCGGCGGCGAGGACGACGAGGAAAACCTGCTGGCCCTGCTGCGCCGCGCCCACCACGCCGAGGTGTTCCGCACCCTGGTGCGCGACGTCGAGCGCAGCATCACGGTCGAGCAGGTGGCCGACGACCTGTCGGCGCTGGCCGACGCCATCCTGCGCGTCAGCCTGCGCTGGTGCTGGCCGCTGGTGCGCCACCACCACCGCGCCACGCCGCAGCTGGGCGTCATCGGCTACGGCAAGCTGGGCGGCAAGGAGCTGGGCTACGGCAGCGACCTGGACCTGGTCTTCGTCTACGACGACGACCACGAGCAGGCCGCCGAGATCTACGCCGCGCTGGTGCGCAAGCTGATCACCTGGCTGACGCTCAAGACCGGCGACGGCGACCTCTACGAGATCGACACCGCCCTGCGCCCCAACGGCGGCTCGGGCCTGCTGGTGACCTCCTTCGGCGCCTACGCCGACTACCAGCAGCAGCGCGGCAGCAACACCGCGTGGACCTGGGAACATCAAGCGATGACCAGAGCAAGGATGGTGCCCCCACGCTCCCCTGCTGCGCATGGTCCGCTGCCCCCCGAGGGGGCCCTCGCCGCCTTGGGGCGGCCCGGCGGCGGCGAGATGGTGCCGCCGCAGGCGCCTGATGAAATCTCCACCGAGCCGTCACCGATGGAGCAGCGCTTCAACGCCGTGCGCCACGCCGTCATCACCGCGCCGCGCGACCGCGCCGCGCTGCGCGCCGAGATCGTGGCCATGCGCGAGCGCATGCGCGGCGCGCATCCGGTGCCCGCGGGGCGGTTCGACGTCAAGCACAGCCCCGGCGGCATGATCGACGCCGAGTTCGCCACCCAGTACCTGGTGCTGGCGCACGCCGGCGAACACCCCGAGCTGGAGCCCAACCTGGGCAACATCGCCCTGCTGGCGCGCGCCGAGGCCGCGGGCCTGCTGCCCGCCAACGTGGGCCAGGCCGCCGCCGACGCCTACCGCAGCCTGCGCCACGCCCAGCACCTGGCACGGCTGGACGAGCAGCCCACCCAGGTGGCGCCCGAAACCCTGGCCAGCGAGCGCGCGGCCATCGGCGCGCTGTGGCAGGCGGTGTTCGGCGCGCCTGCAACGGCCACCCGCTGA
- a CDS encoding aminopeptidase P N-terminal domain-containing protein, whose amino-acid sequence MTAPAASPHAARRARLAAQLGAGGVAIIPTAPVQRRNRDSDFPYRPDSYFHYLTGFDEPEAWLVLASDGRSTLFCQPKDAEREIWDGYRLGPEAAPAALGVDAAHSVAELDVLLPRLLENTRTVWYPFATHAGLESRIDGWLQKVRARARYGALTPEAQRDACALLDEMRLVKDAHELALMRRAGAISAGGHVRAMQRSARMLRAGEDVREYHLEAELLHEFRQHGSEFAAYTSIVAAGANACVLHYRAGNAPIRDGELVLIDAACELHGYASDITRTFPANGRFSGPQRALYELVLASQDAAAAATRPGARFNDPHEAAVKVLAQGLLDVRLLDADKVGGAQDVIEKRAYFPFYMHRTSHWLGLDVHDCGSYVEPGELGQVSERTDPLSGEVIKDRPSRILRAGMVLTLEPGLYVRPAEGVPEAFWNLGIRIEDDAVVTEAGCELITRGVPVAPDEIEALMRD is encoded by the coding sequence ATGACCGCGCCAGCAGCATCCCCCCACGCCGCCCGCCGCGCCCGCCTGGCCGCCCAACTGGGCGCCGGCGGCGTGGCCATCATCCCCACCGCGCCGGTGCAGCGGCGCAACCGCGACAGCGACTTTCCGTACCGGCCCGACAGCTACTTTCATTACCTGACCGGGTTCGACGAGCCCGAGGCCTGGCTGGTGCTGGCCTCTGACGGGCGCAGCACCCTGTTTTGCCAGCCCAAGGACGCCGAGCGCGAGATCTGGGACGGCTATCGCCTGGGCCCCGAGGCCGCGCCCGCCGCGCTGGGTGTGGACGCCGCGCATTCGGTGGCTGAACTGGACGTGCTGCTGCCCAGGCTGCTGGAAAACACCCGCACCGTGTGGTACCCGTTTGCCACGCACGCGGGGCTGGAGTCGCGCATCGATGGCTGGCTGCAAAAAGTGCGCGCGCGCGCCCGCTATGGCGCGCTGACGCCCGAGGCGCAGCGCGACGCCTGCGCGCTGCTGGACGAGATGCGCCTGGTGAAGGACGCGCACGAGCTGGCGCTGATGCGCCGCGCCGGCGCCATCAGCGCGGGCGGGCACGTGCGCGCCATGCAGCGCTCGGCGCGCATGCTGCGCGCCGGCGAGGACGTGCGCGAATACCACCTGGAGGCCGAGCTGCTGCACGAGTTTCGCCAGCACGGCTCGGAGTTTGCGGCCTACACCAGCATCGTGGCTGCTGGCGCCAACGCCTGCGTGCTGCATTACCGCGCCGGCAATGCGCCCATCAGGGACGGCGAGCTGGTGCTGATCGACGCCGCCTGCGAGCTGCACGGCTACGCCAGCGACATCACGCGCACCTTTCCGGCCAATGGGCGCTTCAGCGGCCCGCAGCGCGCGCTGTACGAGCTGGTGCTGGCCAGCCAGGACGCGGCGGCCGCCGCCACGCGGCCGGGCGCGCGCTTCAACGACCCGCACGAGGCGGCGGTGAAGGTGCTGGCCCAGGGCCTGCTGGATGTGCGCCTGCTGGATGCGGACAAGGTGGGCGGCGCGCAGGACGTGATTGAAAAGCGCGCCTACTTTCCGTTCTACATGCACCGCACCAGCCACTGGCTGGGCCTGGACGTGCACGACTGCGGCAGCTACGTGGAACCCGGCGAGCTGGGCCAGGTGAGCGAGCGCACCGACCCGCTGTCGGGTGAAGTCATCAAGGACCGCCCCAGCCGCATCCTGCGCGCCGGCATGGTGCTGACGCTGGAGCCCGGCCTGTACGTGCGCCCGGCCGAGGGCGTGCCCGAGGCGTTCTGGAACCTCGGCATCCGCATCGAGGACGACGCCGTGGTGACCGAGGCCGGCTGCGAGCTGATCACGCGCGGCGTGCCGGTGGCGCCCGACGAGATCGAGGCGTTGATGCGCGACTGA
- a CDS encoding indolepyruvate ferredoxin oxidoreductase subunit alpha, which produces MAERSFVQEVEQLKVPAGTVFRGEGILAVTKALLEAGVGYVTGYQGSPISHLMDVLADAQPILKELGVYFEPAASEAAAAAALSASVNYPVRGAVTWKSTVGTNVASDALANLASGGVLGGALIIVGEDYGEGSSIMQERTHAFAMKSQMWLLDPQPNLPAIVKAVHDGFALSEASNTPVMLELRIRSCHLHGSFVTQANQPPTFTLKQALENPRRDVNRIVLPPASFLHEKEKIEQRWPAAVKFIQEHHLNEFQDGDGSLDDVGVIMLGGMSNNTLRALMQLDLADLFGTSRVPLYILNVAYPLVEDEVIRFCQGKKAVLMVEEGQPDYHEQHLNTILGRHGLPTTVHGKDVLPMGGDYSVDALRKGLRGFFERHRPDALGSKVTQTVSRRKDEGAITPMPAAPAAAEVAEVPEVAAAIGKLLPPRPPGLCVGCPERPIFSAYKLAEQELGVHHVSSDIGCHLFQIMPPFEIGATTMGYGLGGSSASAFNAGGQLGASKKAVAFMGDGGFWHNGLTSGIANAVFNQQNNVFVIVDNNYSAATGGQDIPSSRNTNPNRSTQHPIEQAVRGVGVNWVRLIDRTYDVGRMKQALHEALTSTEPGPKVVIAQSECMLNRQRREKPQKALAIKQGERVLKERFGVDAAVCSGDHACMRVSGCPSLTLAPSGDALKPDPVASVDEACVACGHCGEVADAAVLCPSFYKAHKVNNPSSWDRWLAGLRRGAVGWLQGRRERQRAARQLYAPTIDEVRA; this is translated from the coding sequence ATGGCGGAACGCTCGTTTGTGCAAGAGGTCGAGCAACTGAAGGTGCCCGCAGGCACGGTGTTTCGAGGCGAGGGCATCCTGGCCGTCACCAAGGCCCTGCTGGAAGCTGGCGTGGGCTACGTCACGGGCTACCAGGGCTCGCCCATCTCGCACCTGATGGACGTGCTGGCCGACGCCCAGCCGATTTTGAAGGAGCTGGGCGTGTATTTCGAGCCGGCGGCCAGCGAGGCGGCGGCGGCGGCCGCCCTGTCGGCCTCGGTCAACTACCCGGTGCGCGGCGCGGTGACGTGGAAGTCCACCGTGGGCACCAACGTGGCCTCCGACGCGCTGGCCAACCTGGCCTCGGGCGGGGTGCTGGGCGGCGCGCTGATCATCGTGGGCGAGGACTACGGCGAGGGCTCGTCCATCATGCAGGAGCGCACCCACGCCTTCGCCATGAAGTCGCAGATGTGGCTGCTCGACCCGCAGCCCAACCTGCCGGCCATCGTCAAGGCGGTGCACGACGGTTTTGCCCTGTCCGAGGCCAGCAACACCCCGGTGATGCTGGAGCTGCGCATCCGCTCCTGCCACCTGCACGGCAGCTTCGTCACGCAGGCCAACCAGCCGCCAACCTTCACGCTCAAGCAGGCGCTGGAAAATCCGCGACGCGATGTCAACCGCATCGTGCTGCCGCCGGCGTCCTTTCTGCACGAGAAGGAAAAGATCGAGCAGCGCTGGCCTGCCGCCGTCAAGTTCATCCAGGAGCACCACCTCAACGAATTCCAGGACGGCGACGGCAGCCTGGACGACGTGGGCGTGATCATGCTGGGCGGCATGAGCAACAACACGCTGCGCGCGCTGATGCAGCTCGACTTGGCCGACCTGTTCGGCACCTCGCGCGTGCCGCTGTACATCCTGAACGTGGCCTACCCGCTGGTCGAAGACGAGGTCATCCGCTTTTGCCAGGGCAAGAAGGCGGTGCTGATGGTGGAGGAAGGCCAGCCCGACTACCACGAGCAGCACCTGAACACCATCCTGGGCCGCCACGGCCTGCCCACCACCGTGCACGGCAAGGACGTGCTGCCCATGGGCGGCGACTACAGCGTGGACGCGCTGCGCAAGGGCCTGCGCGGCTTCTTCGAGCGCCACCGCCCCGACGCGCTGGGCAGCAAGGTGACGCAAACCGTGTCGCGGCGCAAGGACGAGGGCGCCATCACGCCCATGCCGGCCGCGCCCGCCGCCGCCGAAGTGGCTGAGGTGCCCGAGGTGGCCGCCGCCATCGGCAAGCTGCTGCCGCCGCGCCCACCGGGCCTGTGCGTGGGCTGCCCCGAGCGGCCCATCTTCTCGGCCTACAAGCTGGCGGAGCAGGAGCTGGGCGTGCACCACGTGTCATCGGACATCGGCTGCCACCTGTTCCAGATCATGCCGCCGTTCGAGATCGGCGCCACCACCATGGGCTATGGCCTGGGCGGCTCCAGCGCCTCGGCCTTCAACGCCGGCGGCCAGTTGGGCGCCAGCAAGAAGGCGGTGGCCTTCATGGGCGACGGCGGCTTCTGGCACAACGGCCTCACGTCCGGCATCGCCAACGCGGTGTTCAACCAGCAGAACAACGTCTTCGTCATCGTCGACAACAACTACTCGGCGGCCACCGGCGGGCAGGACATCCCCTCCTCGCGCAACACCAATCCCAACCGCAGCACCCAGCACCCCATCGAGCAGGCGGTGCGCGGCGTGGGCGTGAACTGGGTGCGGCTGATCGACCGCACCTACGACGTGGGCCGCATGAAGCAGGCGCTGCACGAGGCCCTGACCTCCACCGAGCCCGGCCCCAAGGTGGTGATCGCGCAAAGCGAATGCATGCTCAACCGCCAGCGCCGCGAAAAACCACAAAAGGCCCTGGCCATCAAGCAGGGCGAGCGCGTGCTCAAGGAGCGCTTCGGCGTCGACGCGGCGGTGTGCTCGGGCGACCACGCCTGCATGCGCGTGTCGGGCTGCCCCAGCCTGACGCTGGCGCCCAGCGGCGACGCGCTCAAGCCCGACCCGGTGGCCAGCGTGGACGAAGCCTGCGTGGCCTGCGGCCACTGCGGCGAGGTGGCCGATGCCGCCGTGCTGTGCCCATCGTTCTACAAGGCGCACAAGGTCAACAACCCCAGCAGCTGGGACCGCTGGCTGGCCGGCCTGCGCCGCGGCGCCGTCGGCTGGCTGCAGGGCCGCCGCGAGCGCCAGCGCGCCGCGCGCCAGCTCTACGCCCCAACCATCGACGAGGTGCGCGCATGA